In Deltaproteobacteria bacterium, one DNA window encodes the following:
- the rlmN gene encoding 23S rRNA (adenine(2503)-C(2))-methyltransferase RlmN gives MFNQIESKRNFYSMNLSDLEALFKVHGKEKFRAQQLFKWVYEKRITEPELMSNLAKDFRKELDQYMDFNMPKLAQHLKSVDGTQKFLFDIGDMKTVEAVLIPSEERLTLCISSEVGCNMGCKFCFTGKQKLQKRLKAEEIVGQFMLAQDLIGIENRITNMVFMGMGEPLDNSDEVFKAIEIIHSPWGMNFSRRRVTVSTSGIVPEMWKIAHHKVRLAVSLNGYDDESRSQIMPINKKYPLKELFEACHEYVKQTKDRVTFEYVLLKGITDQVEHARKLFQLTKSIPCKINIIPFNEHPGSGFERPSDNQILKFQNELIQLGAHVLLRRTMGRDIFAACGQLRSEFDNHPKQMDVSNSKLTRTLHLKNIIN, from the coding sequence ATGTTTAATCAAATTGAAAGTAAACGAAATTTTTATTCCATGAATTTATCCGATCTAGAGGCTTTATTTAAAGTTCATGGAAAGGAAAAATTTAGGGCTCAACAGTTATTTAAATGGGTCTACGAAAAACGAATTACAGAACCTGAATTGATGTCCAATCTTGCAAAAGATTTTCGTAAGGAATTAGATCAGTACATGGATTTCAATATGCCCAAGTTAGCTCAACATTTAAAAAGCGTTGATGGCACTCAAAAATTTTTATTTGATATTGGCGATATGAAAACCGTTGAGGCGGTGCTGATCCCCTCAGAAGAACGGCTCACGCTATGTATCTCTTCAGAGGTCGGCTGTAATATGGGTTGTAAATTTTGTTTCACTGGAAAACAAAAATTACAGAAACGACTGAAGGCCGAGGAAATTGTTGGGCAATTTATGCTGGCTCAAGATCTCATTGGAATTGAAAATCGAATTACAAATATGGTTTTTATGGGAATGGGTGAGCCCTTGGATAACTCGGATGAGGTGTTTAAAGCTATTGAAATAATTCACTCTCCATGGGGGATGAATTTTTCAAGAAGAAGGGTCACGGTTTCAACTTCTGGCATTGTTCCTGAGATGTGGAAAATAGCTCATCATAAAGTACGGTTAGCCGTGAGTTTAAATGGTTATGATGATGAAAGTAGATCACAAATAATGCCAATTAATAAAAAGTATCCGTTGAAAGAATTATTTGAAGCTTGTCATGAATACGTGAAGCAAACAAAAGACAGAGTGACCTTTGAATATGTTTTGCTGAAGGGGATAACGGATCAAGTAGAACATGCCCGAAAGTTATTCCAATTAACCAAATCCATACCTTGTAAAATTAATATCATTCCATTTAATGAGCATCCAGGTTCTGGTTTTGAACGGCCGTCAGATAATCAAATTTTAAAATTTCAAAATGAGTTAATCCAATTGGGGGCACATGTTCTTTTAAGAAGAACCATGGGAAGAGATATCTTTGCGGCCTGTGGCCAGTTGCGAAGTGAATTTGATAATCACCCAAAACAGATGGATGTTTCAAATTCTAAATTAACACGTACATTGCATTTAAAAAATATAATCAATTAG
- a CDS encoding sugar kinase encodes MSSLLVVGSLAYDTIKTPSGFVAKTLGGSANYFSLAASLFTQVRVVGVVGEDYEDLDKELLLKRNVDLSGVEKMKGKTFHWEGKYEGDLNEAETLKTELNVFEHFNPVLPPAFRKSEFVFLANIAPELQLQVLEQIEFPKYIGMDTMNFWIHSKKDKLKEVLKKVDVILINEGESDLLTESSNAIQAAPKIAELGPKMIVIKRGEYGFVLYSKDFGYYLLPAVPISNVVDPTGAGDTFAGGFFGYLAQRNTLPHFDLIKKACVVGTLCASYTIQDFGVKALAKMTIESLHQRLVEYKKSVLIDDNLFHF; translated from the coding sequence ATGTCATCTTTGCTCGTTGTCGGGTCTTTAGCTTACGATACAATTAAAACTCCATCTGGATTTGTGGCCAAAACTCTGGGTGGCTCTGCAAATTATTTTTCATTAGCAGCAAGTTTATTTACGCAAGTAAGAGTCGTTGGGGTTGTCGGTGAAGACTATGAAGATTTGGATAAAGAATTGTTGTTAAAAAGAAATGTGGATTTGTCTGGAGTTGAAAAAATGAAAGGAAAAACTTTTCATTGGGAAGGAAAGTATGAGGGTGATTTAAATGAGGCTGAAACATTAAAAACTGAATTAAATGTTTTTGAACATTTTAACCCTGTATTGCCTCCAGCCTTTAGAAAATCAGAATTTGTATTTTTAGCAAATATTGCTCCAGAACTTCAGCTTCAAGTTTTAGAACAAATTGAATTTCCAAAATATATTGGAATGGATACGATGAATTTTTGGATTCACTCTAAAAAAGATAAATTAAAAGAAGTTTTAAAAAAAGTGGATGTTATTCTTATTAATGAAGGAGAGTCTGATTTATTGACAGAGTCTTCAAATGCGATTCAGGCAGCTCCCAAGATTGCTGAATTGGGCCCTAAAATGATCGTCATTAAAAGAGGCGAATATGGTTTTGTATTGTATTCAAAAGACTTTGGTTATTATTTGCTTCCAGCGGTGCCTATTTCAAATGTCGTTGATCCAACGGGTGCCGGTGATACCTTTGCTGGTGGTTTTTTTGGTTATCTTGCCCAAAGAAATACATTGCCTCATTTTGATCTAATTAAAAAAGCCTGTGTCGTCGGGACCTTGTGCGCGAGTTACACTATTCAGGACTTTGGTGTTAAGGCTTTAGCAAAAATGACTATAGAGAGTCTGCATCAGCGGTTAGTCGAGTATAAAAAGTCTGTCCTTATCGACGACAATTTGTTTCATTTTTGA
- a CDS encoding metallophosphoesterase: MNAMEEEAKSLPKKAKVIISNLHLGKGRFLESGGLNSLEEFYYGDKLVEFLNYYSTGIYKDHEIELILNGDFLNFLQVDYKGHFLTVITEPISLEILKKIIKGHQKVFDAMSAFATKPHKSVTYIIGNHDQSMLWPSCRLYLNQVIGAPIRFKNIIYFFDGFHVEHGHMHEAANKFDPKKFFLKKNLAEPILNLPFGSHFYVELVLSIKKKFPFIDKIRPFSKMINWIFFHETKLFFKSFFSTLIFVIKILFVKDRRRQWSLKNTLKIIFQSAVYPDLMGSAKKILKNDRVHTVIFGHSHIYQYRQWRSEKEYFSVGTWTELTSLDIVSLGKISKLTYVLIDYPEDGVRPRARLKEWKGYYRIEEDVAIS, encoded by the coding sequence ATGAATGCGATGGAAGAAGAAGCAAAATCGTTACCCAAAAAAGCAAAGGTGATTATTAGTAATTTACACCTAGGCAAGGGAAGATTTTTAGAAAGTGGCGGACTAAACTCTTTAGAAGAATTCTATTATGGTGATAAGTTAGTTGAATTTTTAAACTATTACTCAACGGGAATTTATAAGGACCATGAAATCGAACTCATTTTAAATGGAGATTTTTTAAATTTTTTACAGGTAGACTATAAAGGCCATTTCCTTACGGTGATAACAGAACCAATTTCTCTAGAAATTTTAAAGAAAATAATCAAAGGACATCAAAAAGTTTTTGATGCGATGTCAGCATTTGCCACCAAACCACATAAATCGGTTACCTATATCATTGGCAATCATGATCAATCAATGCTTTGGCCTTCCTGCCGGTTGTATCTTAATCAGGTTATTGGCGCTCCTATTAGATTTAAAAATATTATTTATTTTTTTGATGGTTTTCATGTTGAGCATGGACACATGCACGAGGCGGCAAATAAGTTTGACCCTAAGAAGTTTTTTTTAAAAAAAAACTTAGCTGAGCCAATCCTAAATCTTCCTTTTGGAAGTCATTTTTATGTGGAATTAGTTCTTTCAATTAAAAAGAAATTTCCATTCATAGATAAAATCAGGCCTTTTTCAAAAATGATAAATTGGATTTTTTTTCATGAGACTAAATTGTTTTTTAAATCTTTTTTTTCAACTCTTATTTTTGTAATAAAAATTTTATTTGTTAAAGATCGAAGAAGACAGTGGTCGCTAAAAAATACACTTAAAATTATTTTTCAAAGTGCTGTTTATCCAGACTTAATGGGATCTGCAAAGAAAATTTTAAAAAACGACAGAGTCCATACCGTCATTTTTGGTCATTCTCATATTTATCAATACCGACAATGGAGATCTGAAAAAGAATATTTTAGCGTCGGAACCTGGACGGAGCTAACCTCATTGGATATTGTTTCTCTTGGGAAGATATCAAAATTAACTTATGTTTTAATTGACTATCCCGAAGACGGCGTAAGGCCTCGAGCTCGACTAAAGGAGTGGAAGGGTTACTATCGAATAGAAGAAGATGTAGCCATCTCTTAA
- a CDS encoding GGDEF domain-containing protein, which yields MGHGKDDVNEKTVVASDTTLKKELSATDSAPPVFVVLIGPPGYQGKQWNLHNGFVVGRAIESNIFIDDKSLSRSHARIDIKGNNIYVIDLGSTNKTFVNGQVLPPMALCELKNNDQVKTGNVIFKYLETGNIESLTTQALFEKATKDALTGTHSKGALLEKGPESVKRSDILNEPMSIIIFDIDFFKKINDTYGHPCGDYVLKELAKVVTSKLIRSNDFFARYGGEEFVLILNGTEKRIATEIAERIRATIQNHEFVFENKKIPVTVSLGITAKTSLDTQWTNILDRADKALYTSKQTGRNKVTAA from the coding sequence ATGGGGCATGGTAAGGATGATGTAAATGAAAAAACCGTTGTGGCTTCGGACACAACGCTTAAGAAGGAATTGTCTGCAACAGATAGCGCTCCGCCTGTGTTTGTTGTTTTGATTGGCCCTCCAGGCTATCAAGGAAAACAATGGAATTTGCATAATGGATTTGTTGTGGGAAGGGCCATTGAATCCAATATATTTATTGACGACAAAAGTTTATCTAGGTCACACGCTCGTATTGATATTAAGGGGAATAATATTTATGTCATAGATTTGGGATCTACGAATAAAACCTTTGTGAATGGGCAGGTGTTGCCACCAATGGCTCTTTGTGAATTAAAAAATAATGATCAAGTCAAAACAGGCAATGTCATTTTTAAGTATCTAGAAACAGGAAATATCGAAAGTCTAACAACCCAAGCTTTATTTGAAAAAGCAACAAAGGATGCATTAACAGGAACGCATTCGAAGGGCGCCTTATTAGAAAAGGGCCCAGAGTCAGTTAAGCGATCTGATATATTAAATGAACCGATGAGTATTATTATTTTTGATATCGATTTTTTCAAAAAAATTAATGATACTTATGGTCACCCTTGTGGAGACTATGTATTAAAAGAATTAGCGAAGGTCGTTACTTCAAAATTGATTAGATCCAATGATTTTTTTGCTCGGTATGGGGGCGAAGAGTTTGTTCTTATCTTAAATGGGACGGAAAAAAGAATAGCTACCGAAATAGCTGAAAGAATACGAGCTACAATTCAAAATCATGAATTTGTTTTTGAAAATAAAAAGATACCCGTGACGGTTTCATTGGGGATTACGGCTAAAACTTCTTTAGACACTCAGTGGACAAATATCTTAGATAGAGCTGATAAAGCTCTTTACACCTCAAAACAAACAGGTAGAAACAAAGTAACTGCGGCTTAA
- a CDS encoding sigma-70 family RNA polymerase sigma factor has translation MEKEFIISTDLELIKEVRDGNRKAYSELVKRHQKVLLRMALRFVKSLDLAEDVVQESFIKAYEKLNLFEGRSSFKSWLFQIAVNTAKNKLRDNKRKTTDIDTVQMAVSAIAETSLVQAALASQIQEEVDKLPLKQKTALILRVYEDLSFKEISDIMDCPYDTAKANYRHALLKLKEVFEQREDLKDWNDSFNGHLADMVQYAEVD, from the coding sequence ATGGAAAAGGAATTTATAATTTCAACAGATCTAGAGTTGATAAAGGAAGTTAGGGATGGGAATAGGAAAGCCTATTCAGAACTAGTTAAACGGCACCAAAAGGTATTATTAAGAATGGCGCTTAGATTTGTAAAGAGCTTAGATTTAGCTGAAGATGTGGTACAAGAGAGCTTTATAAAGGCCTATGAAAAACTTAACTTGTTTGAAGGAAGATCGAGTTTTAAAAGTTGGTTGTTTCAAATTGCCGTGAATACTGCCAAAAATAAATTAAGAGATAATAAAAGAAAAACAACAGATATTGACACGGTACAGATGGCCGTAAGTGCCATAGCAGAAACAAGTTTGGTACAGGCCGCACTGGCATCGCAAATTCAAGAAGAGGTTGATAAGTTACCTTTAAAACAAAAAACAGCTCTTATTCTCAGAGTCTATGAAGATTTGAGTTTCAAAGAGATTTCAGATATTATGGATTGTCCTTATGATACAGCAAAGGCCAACTATAGACATGCTTTGTTGAAGTTAAAAGAAGTGTTTGAACAAAGAGAAGATTTAAAAGATTGGAATGATTCATTTAATGGGCATCTTGCAGATATGGTTCAATATGCGGAGGTGGACTAA
- a CDS encoding aminopeptidase, translating into MGYLMKSAYNQASLLNQRVPIEEALKDQRLTDDEKNKLLLAQEVRQFAEVDLSLNVKKNYSTFVKLDRPYVSYVVSASPKWNLEAYVWEFPFVGKVPYKGYFSELEAKEESENIKLQGLDVYVRGVSAYSTLGWFKDPLLSSMMKYKDYDLVNTIIHESVHATLYIKSEADFNERMATFLGNKGMELFYLKKEGENSKTIEITKNENHDDELFSKFITNELTKLEKWYTQLSESQKKEELRQQKFIAIKENFKTEVKPLLKTSHWLNFDSWDLNNARLIVYKTYMKDLNDFELLFNLVGHSFVKFIEECKKLEKTSNPTQKLKERILELKK; encoded by the coding sequence ATGGGCTATTTGATGAAAAGCGCTTACAATCAGGCAAGCCTCTTAAACCAAAGAGTACCTATAGAAGAAGCCCTTAAAGATCAAAGACTCACTGATGATGAAAAAAATAAATTACTTTTGGCTCAAGAAGTTAGACAATTTGCTGAAGTAGATCTAAGCCTTAATGTAAAAAAAAATTATTCCACTTTTGTTAAGCTCGACCGTCCCTATGTTAGCTATGTTGTTAGCGCTTCCCCCAAATGGAACCTCGAAGCTTATGTTTGGGAGTTTCCTTTTGTTGGAAAAGTTCCCTACAAAGGTTATTTTTCGGAACTTGAGGCCAAAGAAGAATCAGAAAACATTAAATTGCAAGGGCTAGACGTTTATGTTCGTGGAGTGAGTGCCTACTCCACTTTGGGTTGGTTCAAAGATCCTCTTCTTTCAAGCATGATGAAGTACAAAGATTACGATCTTGTTAATACCATTATCCATGAGTCTGTTCATGCAACATTATACATTAAAAGTGAGGCTGATTTTAATGAACGAATGGCCACCTTTTTGGGAAATAAAGGAATGGAACTATTTTACCTAAAAAAAGAAGGTGAAAATTCGAAAACAATTGAGATCACCAAAAATGAAAATCATGACGATGAGTTGTTTTCTAAATTTATTACCAATGAACTCACCAAACTTGAAAAATGGTATACTCAATTATCAGAATCACAGAAAAAAGAAGAACTCCGACAACAAAAATTTATTGCCATAAAAGAAAATTTTAAAACTGAAGTCAAACCTCTTCTTAAAACTTCTCATTGGCTCAACTTCGATTCATGGGATCTCAATAATGCGAGGCTCATTGTCTATAAAACTTACATGAAAGACCTTAATGATTTTGAATTGCTATTTAATTTAGTTGGCCACAGTTTTGTAAAATTTATAGAAGAGTGTAAAAAACTTGAAAAAACGTCTAATCCCACCCAAAAGCTAAAAGAAAGAATCCTGGAACTAAAGAAGTAA
- a CDS encoding outer membrane beta-barrel protein, producing the protein MRKKNNSRVILLFLSFIFLSLQSEAIVTELAVSYAQKKTYFNADNFNNMESTTGSVSFYFMEKLAIELSYTTASILREETIYNGTGFQQQTTLQKVKVYGSDFIFILADKKSIIQPYLKVGISQIEKTMSTKNSDVFIYDTDPINSVSPSYGAGIKIPLTDTFGLKLSYDAWRTETKDSANNKSTIEDNSIRAGLTWVL; encoded by the coding sequence ATGAGGAAAAAAAATAATTCACGTGTGATTCTGCTTTTTTTAAGTTTCATTTTCCTATCACTTCAGTCAGAGGCCATAGTTACCGAGCTGGCCGTTTCTTACGCTCAAAAAAAAACCTATTTTAATGCTGATAACTTCAACAATATGGAATCGACCACAGGATCCGTATCTTTCTATTTCATGGAAAAGCTTGCAATTGAATTAAGTTATACCACGGCTTCAATACTCAGAGAAGAAACGATTTACAATGGAACGGGCTTCCAACAGCAGACCACCTTACAAAAAGTTAAAGTTTATGGTTCTGATTTCATTTTTATTTTGGCAGATAAAAAATCAATAATTCAACCTTATTTAAAAGTGGGTATCTCACAAATTGAAAAAACAATGAGTACAAAAAATTCTGATGTTTTTATCTATGACACAGACCCCATCAACTCCGTTTCTCCTAGCTACGGAGCAGGAATAAAAATTCCTTTAACTGATACTTTTGGTTTGAAACTGAGCTATGATGCTTGGAGAACTGAAACTAAAGATTCTGCCAACAACAAATCAACCATTGAAGATAACTCTATCCGCGCTGGCTTAACATGGGTTCTATAA
- a CDS encoding TonB family protein: MNLFLGVSFSLIFHLILVLVVFFMPQEWLNKITTARSSLIIEKVKPLDIEIIDEKDHQQIVRSALPPESQVDKSSKEKARFLSEATQRVLIETKAKLSGKTSNNFSTPKYQKELIAKKLEQIQRDIKSPKNEAKVPETSELYTSSNKKKSDYKPLELYPNEKYGASTLGESLPDDVSVGDFTALNTDQFQFYTFYSRVEDLVRFRWETKIREAMEQLNRSRVLTNVSKSEWISEVEFLIDAQGNLKKALVLRESGVSRFDQSAIFAFEDAKIFPNPPKEMLRSDGYIHLRYSFHVNYSPVYTAK, encoded by the coding sequence ATGAATTTATTTTTGGGAGTTAGCTTCAGTCTGATATTTCACCTTATTTTGGTCCTAGTGGTTTTTTTTATGCCTCAAGAATGGCTAAACAAAATAACGACAGCTCGAAGTTCCCTTATCATCGAAAAAGTCAAACCTTTGGATATTGAAATTATTGACGAAAAAGACCATCAGCAAATTGTTCGTAGCGCTCTCCCTCCTGAGTCCCAAGTGGATAAGAGTTCTAAAGAAAAAGCTCGCTTCCTTTCCGAAGCCACCCAACGGGTACTTATTGAAACTAAAGCCAAGCTGTCCGGCAAAACTTCTAATAATTTTTCAACACCTAAGTACCAAAAAGAACTTATTGCCAAAAAATTAGAACAAATTCAAAGGGATATTAAGTCCCCTAAGAATGAGGCTAAGGTTCCTGAAACTTCAGAGCTTTACACCTCTTCAAACAAAAAAAAATCTGACTACAAACCCCTAGAGTTATACCCCAACGAAAAATACGGAGCGTCCACTTTAGGTGAATCTTTACCTGACGATGTTTCCGTTGGTGATTTCACAGCCCTAAATACAGATCAATTTCAATTTTATACATTTTACTCTCGCGTTGAAGATTTGGTTCGGTTTCGTTGGGAAACAAAAATTCGCGAAGCTATGGAGCAACTGAATAGGTCCAGGGTCTTAACCAATGTTTCTAAAAGCGAATGGATCTCTGAAGTAGAGTTTTTGATAGATGCTCAAGGAAATTTAAAAAAGGCCCTGGTCCTTAGGGAGTCTGGTGTTTCTCGGTTTGATCAATCAGCTATTTTTGCCTTTGAAGACGCCAAAATTTTTCCAAATCCTCCCAAGGAAATGCTCAGATCTGATGGTTACATCCACTTAAGATATTCATTTCATGTCAACTACAGCCCTGTCTATACTGCTAAATAA
- a CDS encoding PilZ domain-containing protein yields the protein MGKILDIVDRLKSKNHQGLKNSKAKAPVLDITEARQEIINSERREVKRTILTEFIGAFAVLPEHGLLRVAVYDISDNGISFDLEMGKGKFSPDEEIAMRVYLNHKTYFSFVVVVNNSRLIPSEEVVRHGTSYVKGTVNDVALHHFVKFIETVSASLKTDDGDIQVSNIS from the coding sequence GTGGGTAAAATTTTAGACATTGTGGATAGGTTAAAGTCGAAAAATCATCAAGGGTTAAAAAATTCAAAAGCAAAGGCGCCTGTTTTAGATATCACCGAGGCGCGCCAAGAAATAATTAATTCTGAAAGACGTGAAGTTAAAAGAACGATACTCACTGAATTTATTGGTGCCTTTGCGGTTCTTCCAGAGCATGGATTATTGCGTGTGGCTGTTTATGATATTTCTGATAATGGAATTTCTTTTGATTTAGAAATGGGCAAGGGAAAGTTTTCTCCAGACGAAGAAATTGCCATGAGAGTCTACTTAAATCACAAAACTTATTTTTCTTTCGTCGTTGTTGTTAATAATTCAAGATTGATTCCCAGTGAAGAAGTGGTTCGCCATGGTACCAGTTATGTGAAAGGCACCGTAAATGACGTTGCGTTACATCATTTTGTTAAGTTTATTGAAACGGTAAGTGCGAGTCTGAAAACTGATGATGGCGATATTCAAGTCTCAAATATTTCTTGA
- a CDS encoding PhoH family protein, whose translation MSLKELNKLNKVNPNKKKKIVVDTNVILFDSQAILKFGEGDIHIPISVIEEIDRFKRDQGENGRNARQFSRFIDVLRAKGSLSKGVQLDNHSETFVYINTDLMFAGMSTELDQMKADNRILMTALSLQKQHPRHTVELITKDINLRIKADVYGITAKDYEPNNASENDLYEGYLEIELTSAQIDSFYKEKKYLAPDSKLIANQYVIMKDQSNPNHSAVGRYSFADKAIVPLLSPSDSIWGIHARNAEQAFALDCLLNDEILFVSLVGKAGTGKTLLAIAAGLHKTLDEGRFQRLLVSRPIFPMGRDIGYLPGDIEQKLNPWMQPIFDNVEFLMGADKKASGRAQELINQGMLNIEPLTYIRGRSIPKQYLIVDEAQNLTPHEIKTIVTRAGRGTKVVLTGDVYQIDNPYVDSANSGLTYAGEKFKGHPIAAHVTLTKGERSELAELAANIL comes from the coding sequence ATGTCGCTAAAGGAGCTGAACAAATTGAATAAAGTAAATCCAAATAAAAAAAAGAAAATTGTAGTTGATACGAATGTGATCCTCTTTGATTCCCAAGCTATTTTAAAATTTGGTGAAGGTGATATCCATATTCCCATTTCGGTCATTGAAGAAATTGATAGATTTAAAAGAGATCAGGGCGAAAACGGAAGAAATGCGAGACAGTTCAGTCGTTTTATTGATGTGCTCAGGGCCAAGGGATCTTTATCTAAAGGTGTGCAGTTAGATAATCATTCAGAAACCTTCGTCTATATTAACACCGATTTGATGTTTGCAGGGATGTCCACAGAACTAGACCAGATGAAGGCTGACAATCGCATTTTGATGACCGCATTGTCTTTGCAGAAGCAACACCCAAGACATACGGTTGAGCTGATTACGAAGGATATCAACCTTCGAATCAAAGCCGATGTGTATGGTATCACGGCAAAAGATTATGAGCCCAATAACGCTTCCGAAAATGATCTCTACGAAGGCTATCTTGAGATTGAGCTTACTTCGGCTCAAATCGATTCTTTTTACAAAGAAAAAAAATATTTAGCTCCTGATTCTAAGCTCATTGCTAATCAATATGTTATTATGAAAGACCAATCAAACCCCAATCATTCCGCCGTAGGCAGGTATTCCTTTGCCGATAAAGCTATCGTTCCTTTGCTTTCCCCATCAGATAGTATTTGGGGAATCCATGCAAGGAATGCGGAACAGGCATTTGCCTTGGACTGTCTTTTAAACGATGAGATTTTGTTTGTTTCCTTAGTCGGAAAGGCTGGCACAGGAAAAACCCTTCTGGCGATTGCTGCAGGTCTTCATAAGACTCTAGATGAGGGCAGATTTCAAAGACTTTTAGTCTCTAGGCCCATTTTTCCAATGGGAAGAGATATCGGGTATTTGCCTGGGGACATTGAGCAAAAATTAAATCCATGGATGCAGCCTATATTTGACAATGTTGAGTTTCTTATGGGGGCAGATAAGAAAGCTTCGGGCAGAGCTCAAGAATTGATCAATCAAGGGATGTTAAATATTGAGCCTCTGACCTATATTCGTGGAAGAAGTATTCCAAAACAATATTTAATTGTCGATGAAGCTCAAAACTTAACTCCTCATGAAATCAAAACAATTGTTACACGGGCTGGCCGAGGTACAAAAGTTGTCTTGACGGGGGACGTTTATCAAATTGATAATCCCTACGTTGATTCTGCAAATAGTGGTTTGACCTATGCGGGAGAAAAGTTTAAAGGTCATCCTATAGCGGCTCATGTCACTTTAACGAAGGGCGAACGGTCCGAGTTGGCAGAATTAGCGGCTAACATTTTATAA
- a CDS encoding MaoC family dehydratase, whose translation MAANIKFDTGYKCSMSVQVTDKMVHQFAEMSGDFNPIHFDEAYARTTRFGQRIAHGMIAGALFSRALNENMGQGGIYLSQTMKFLSPVFINDTLTIEMHVTGMRKEKGIASVETIARNQKGEVCVKGEAVVMVASNV comes from the coding sequence ATGGCTGCGAATATTAAATTTGATACGGGTTACAAGTGTTCGATGTCTGTTCAGGTTACTGATAAAATGGTACACCAATTTGCCGAAATGAGTGGCGATTTTAACCCAATTCACTTTGATGAAGCCTACGCAAGAACAACTCGATTTGGACAACGGATCGCTCATGGAATGATTGCGGGGGCTTTGTTTTCAAGAGCTTTGAATGAAAACATGGGGCAAGGTGGAATTTATTTAAGCCAGACGATGAAATTTTTATCTCCTGTATTTATAAATGATACTCTCACTATTGAAATGCATGTCACGGGAATGAGGAAAGAAAAAGGAATTGCCTCCGTTGAAACCATTGCGAGAAATCAAAAAGGAGAAGTTTGTGTTAAGGGCGAAGCTGTTGTGATGGTGGCTTCGAACGTTTAG